One window of the Leptotrichia hongkongensis genome contains the following:
- a CDS encoding ComF family protein: protein MELVEYGIVSKDTKNILKSLKKLRKLNNIYYVWDYNKEFKRLIYSYKYNHRKIMAKLIAELINEEFYYVLKREKIDIVVSVPVSRKRKNERGYNQVDEILNCLKVNYVRLERVKNTKKMAGILDEEERNRNIEGAFRISKNIDLSNKKILILDDIVTTGATLREIKNSILRQFDNKDKKNGNNIKITVFCLAAAREIKVNRGEI, encoded by the coding sequence GTGGAATTAGTTGAGTACGGTATTGTATCGAAGGATACGAAAAATATTCTGAAAAGTCTGAAAAAATTACGGAAATTAAATAATATTTATTATGTGTGGGACTACAATAAGGAGTTTAAGAGGTTAATTTATTCTTATAAATATAACCATAGAAAAATCATGGCAAAGTTGATTGCCGAATTAATAAATGAAGAATTTTATTATGTTTTGAAACGTGAAAAGATAGATATTGTCGTGAGTGTGCCTGTCAGCAGGAAAAGAAAGAACGAAAGAGGGTATAATCAGGTTGATGAGATTTTGAATTGTCTAAAAGTGAATTATGTTCGGCTTGAAAGGGTAAAAAATACTAAAAAGATGGCTGGAATTTTGGACGAAGAGGAAAGAAACAGGAATATTGAGGGAGCGTTTAGGATTTCTAAAAATATTGACTTGAGTAATAAAAAAATTTTGATACTTGATGACATTGTAACGACAGGAGCGACACTTAGGGAAATAAAAAATAGCATTTTAAGGCAATTTGATAATAAAGATAAAAAAAATGGAAATAATATAAAAATTACTGTTTTTTGTCTGGCTGCGGCTAGGGAGATTAAGGTAAATAGAGGAGAAATATGA
- a CDS encoding Fic family protein, with the protein MKDKYKMTLEENIFVAKRNIVDSIWKSANLEGIAVTYPQTETIFQGLGVQNMKVKDINAIVNLKHSWEFILENIEYPLDLNYICKINQLIGEANVNPFPGQLRFSDVSMGGTDWKPEIPNKEKVNDNLNKILKCENSATEKAINLMLYLMRSQLFYDGNKRTSMMTANHVMIQNGSGIISVPIKQQEKFLELLVKFYETNDMSEIKELIYNHCIDGINFKRE; encoded by the coding sequence ATGAAAGACAAGTATAAAATGACATTGGAGGAGAATATTTTTGTTGCGAAAAGAAATATAGTGGATTCAATTTGGAAATCGGCAAATCTGGAAGGAATAGCTGTAACTTATCCTCAGACAGAAACGATTTTTCAGGGACTGGGAGTTCAGAATATGAAAGTTAAGGATATAAATGCTATTGTTAATTTAAAACATTCGTGGGAATTTATTTTGGAAAATATTGAATATCCTCTTGATTTAAACTATATTTGCAAAATTAATCAGCTAATTGGGGAGGCAAATGTAAATCCTTTTCCAGGACAATTGAGATTTTCTGATGTAAGTATGGGTGGAACAGATTGGAAACCTGAAATTCCAAATAAGGAAAAAGTGAATGATAATTTGAATAAAATTTTGAAATGTGAAAACTCTGCAACGGAAAAAGCAATAAATTTAATGCTATATCTAATGAGAAGTCAGCTTTTTTATGATGGAAATAAAAGGACAAGCATGATGACAGCAAATCACGTAATGATTCAAAATGGTTCGGGGATTATTTCTGTACCGATAAAACAGCAAGAGAAATTTCTGGAATTGCTTGTGAAATTTTATGAAACTAATGATATGAGTGAAATTAAGGAATTAATTTATAATCATTGTATTGATGGGATAAATTTTAAAAGAGAGTAG
- a CDS encoding cation diffusion facilitator family transporter: MDSKEFAFALNSEENFESSFDFDELEEKLQSQLKLELSELEILKENQKQIGDPDNLGKVVEDVIWEQVNNQIAIVAGEDFIKENGGMTLDLRNEAHIQTTENFAKGKIAKHNTKINYQERYDNWQSNFKKDENGNIIYHTTRSGKEEATLVDGARKPFDKDRPTGSAENKTDMDHILPAAKIIRDPAANAHLTQEEQIRFANSDENLCEMNLSQNRSKGQKTISEWLDNPNAKGQKPKDIFNITDEEEKRMRQNEEKADKEYKKTIDEGEQKSIETGKQSQKEEAFRMGGKALRAVVMQLIASFVKEVIAKLIKWFKTTKGKFEMLLDSLKEAIHSFVGKLKTHLINAGSTLFNNIATAIVGPVFRTLKQVWMLLKQGWKSIKEAIDYMKNPENKNQPLGRLILEISKIMTVGLTAAGAILLGEAIEKGLSSIPILLVEIPLLGSLANIIGIFMGAVVSGIIGAIAINLIQKMIKNKYETQIVDEKIDKSNEILRIQHKIINLNEDRVVETKERIVTNIKERHKNASDYIKDTFNKVFGEKNSTQEKMDEIDSLLEELMR, encoded by the coding sequence ATGGACAGTAAAGAATTTGCGTTTGCACTAAATAGTGAAGAAAACTTTGAGAGTTCTTTTGATTTTGATGAATTAGAGGAAAAATTACAAAGTCAGTTAAAATTAGAACTATCAGAACTTGAAATTTTAAAAGAAAATCAGAAACAAATAGGAGATCCTGATAATTTGGGTAAAGTTGTAGAGGATGTGATTTGGGAACAGGTTAATAATCAAATTGCAATTGTAGCAGGAGAAGATTTCATAAAAGAAAATGGTGGGATGACTTTAGATTTAAGAAATGAAGCACATATTCAGACTACTGAAAATTTTGCAAAAGGAAAAATTGCAAAACATAATACAAAAATTAATTATCAAGAACGTTATGATAATTGGCAGTCAAATTTTAAAAAAGATGAAAATGGTAATATAATATACCATACAACTAGAAGTGGAAAAGAGGAAGCAACGTTAGTTGACGGTGCAAGAAAACCTTTTGATAAAGATAGACCAACTGGTTCTGCTGAAAATAAAACTGATATGGATCATATTTTACCTGCCGCAAAAATTATTCGTGATCCAGCTGCTAATGCACATTTGACCCAAGAAGAGCAAATTAGATTTGCGAATAGTGATGAAAATCTTTGTGAAATGAATTTAAGTCAAAATCGTTCAAAAGGTCAAAAAACAATTAGTGAGTGGCTTGATAATCCTAATGCCAAAGGTCAAAAGCCCAAAGATATATTCAACATTACAGATGAAGAAGAAAAAAGAATGCGCCAAAATGAAGAAAAAGCTGATAAAGAATATAAAAAAACAATAGATGAAGGAGAACAAAAATCTATTGAAACGGGAAAACAGTCTCAAAAAGAAGAGGCTTTTCGTATGGGAGGTAAAGCTCTGAGAGCAGTTGTTATGCAATTAATAGCTTCATTTGTAAAAGAAGTAATAGCAAAATTGATTAAATGGTTTAAAACAACAAAAGGAAAGTTTGAAATGCTTTTGGATAGCTTGAAAGAAGCGATACACTCTTTTGTAGGAAAATTGAAAACACATTTAATAAATGCTGGAAGCACATTATTTAATAATATAGCTACGGCTATTGTTGGACCTGTTTTTCGTACTTTAAAGCAAGTGTGGATGTTATTAAAACAAGGATGGAAATCTATAAAAGAAGCTATTGACTATATGAAAAATCCAGAAAATAAAAATCAACCATTAGGTCGATTAATTTTAGAAATTAGTAAAATAATGACAGTAGGATTAACTGCAGCAGGTGCTATATTATTGGGGGAAGCAATAGAAAAAGGATTATCTTCAATACCCATATTATTGGTTGAAATACCATTGCTTGGTAGTTTAGCAAATATAATAGGAATTTTTATGGGAGCAGTTGTATCTGGAATTATAGGAGCAATAGCAATTAATTTAATTCAGAAGATGATTAAAAATAAATATGAAACGCAAATAGTTGATGAAAAAATAGATAAAAGTAATGAAATATTAAGAATACAGCATAAAATAATAAATTTGAATGAAGATAGAGTTGTAGAAACGAAAGAAAGAATAGTTACGAATATAAAAGAAAGACATAAAAATGCTTCAGATTATATAAAAGATACATTTAATAAAGTATTTGGTGAAAAAAATTCTACTCAAGAGAAAATGGATGAGATTGATTCTCTCCTTGAAGAATTAATGAGATAA
- a CDS encoding HD domain-containing protein — translation MYIIRKAMEYFKPKINRAYMNEALKKLTEKEKKIFLEMSDYDKFHSLEVYKKIKKTELKNNEKYSKLALLHDCGKENVSIITRVLHKLGFKTQLRNHAQRSFEKLEKVDEEVAVLAKNHHNRGYSQEMDVFQKCDDES, via the coding sequence ATGTATATAATTAGAAAAGCAATGGAATATTTTAAACCGAAAATTAACAGGGCTTATATGAATGAGGCTTTGAAAAAATTGACAGAAAAAGAAAAGAAAATATTTTTGGAAATGTCTGATTACGATAAGTTTCATTCGCTTGAAGTTTATAAAAAAATAAAAAAAACGGAACTGAAAAACAATGAGAAATATTCAAAATTGGCACTTCTGCACGACTGTGGAAAAGAAAATGTGTCGATTATAACGAGAGTTTTGCATAAATTAGGATTTAAAACGCAGTTGCGAAATCACGCACAAAGAAGTTTTGAAAAGCTGGAAAAAGTAGATGAAGAAGTAGCGGTTTTGGCGAAAAATCATCATAATAGAGGTTATTCACAGGAAATGGATGTTTTTCAGAAATGTGATGATGAGAGTTAA
- a CDS encoding alpha-amylase family glycosyl hydrolase, whose amino-acid sequence MSFKLKMKVLLFLVSSVVSFSAQNENFQMNIKNNDVNNREDYLISAVKRKNKNKQENIENLENSEAGQNEENSTESLKYSQRNDGVIDLNSLVHKEDSEFRVLNGNNVKIMLRTKNNDVYSAEVVYSGGKKMMRGIGNYGGNEIFMAEIPSNVSSYYFVLTDDKTKYYMGRNITKNPANVEKFEYSRSTKLTTIPEWARGSVGYQIYIDSFRNGDVDNDAIFNEFGTDDFSEPTGEIRSGTSKKDLVLAYWGGNEKPQFSLNEWNSNYEEKNEWEENTLNDVQNYTRYYGGDLQGIIDKLDYIKNLGVEYIILSSPFYSLSNHKYDTIYFNHVDPYFGYIEQTGTSKGLDIKAKVHNNNGDKELNLLIFNPETDKNLLDEDLLNVKSWIWTDSDLQLASLVKQAHQKGLKVVLEVAPDTTSSRFFARNNKEFSNWYLKDTVLDLKNPQVRNYIENAMKKWILGPDETFKKDVYDDGIDGIRYVYYDNENKEYLAQITENLKKYKPDLLITGEVSNSITKDVEDGIYDSGADYNIVNNIIKYTVNTNPNYRINGVEFATKLNEIYNRYSSNRFNMTQVFVGSLDTDRIFSGMINPNRVYDRNNQSDQGYLNIRPDLYDGTAVSKLKRVVAMQMMLPATPVIYYGDEKGMWGADSPRNRKPMLWEDYEPYDNETDNIIKYKDRLRSFPSVVEVNEVQKWISYPVNSNADIENHYKALLKVRKEHKNLFKNGKLRILEVYSDPKTQGRIDSEISAYLADQNRRAKLYQGRDFTPARPNTDFISYEISDGNESIIVVVNNGPDKYPLSLQVPKLFGFYRNQLNLKENYAISDKKIQINVKPYEVKVLYSNAKNIFDSFRQNKN is encoded by the coding sequence ATGAGTTTTAAATTAAAAATGAAAGTTTTATTGTTTTTGGTAAGTTCAGTTGTTTCGTTTTCTGCACAAAATGAAAATTTTCAAATGAATATTAAAAATAATGATGTAAATAATCGTGAAGATTATTTGATTAGTGCAGTAAAAAGAAAAAATAAGAATAAACAGGAAAATATTGAAAACCTAGAGAATAGTGAAGCAGGACAGAATGAGGAAAATTCAACAGAATCATTGAAATATAGCCAAAGAAATGATGGAGTTATCGACTTGAATTCGTTAGTTCATAAGGAAGATTCTGAATTCAGGGTACTTAATGGAAATAATGTAAAGATTATGCTAAGAACGAAAAATAATGATGTTTATTCTGCGGAAGTTGTCTACAGTGGCGGGAAAAAAATGATGCGTGGAATTGGAAATTATGGTGGTAACGAGATTTTTATGGCTGAAATTCCAAGCAATGTGTCAAGTTATTATTTTGTATTGACTGATGACAAGACAAAGTATTATATGGGACGAAATATTACGAAAAATCCTGCAAATGTAGAAAAATTTGAATATTCACGTTCTACAAAGCTTACAACAATTCCAGAATGGGCTAGAGGTTCAGTTGGATATCAGATTTATATTGATTCGTTTAGAAATGGCGATGTGGATAACGATGCGATTTTTAACGAATTTGGAACAGATGACTTTTCAGAGCCTACTGGAGAAATTCGTTCAGGAACATCTAAGAAAGACTTAGTGCTGGCATATTGGGGCGGAAATGAAAAACCGCAGTTTTCGTTGAATGAATGGAACAGTAACTATGAGGAAAAAAATGAATGGGAAGAAAATACATTAAATGACGTGCAGAACTACACACGTTATTATGGTGGGGATTTACAGGGAATAATTGATAAGTTAGATTATATTAAAAATCTTGGTGTGGAATACATAATTTTATCATCACCATTTTATTCGCTTTCAAACCATAAATATGACACAATCTACTTTAATCACGTGGATCCGTATTTTGGCTACATTGAGCAGACTGGAACATCAAAAGGGCTTGATATAAAGGCAAAAGTCCATAATAACAATGGGGATAAGGAATTAAACTTGCTTATTTTCAATCCTGAAACGGATAAGAATTTACTTGATGAGGATTTACTGAATGTAAAAAGCTGGATTTGGACAGATTCTGATTTGCAATTGGCAAGCCTTGTAAAACAGGCTCACCAGAAAGGTTTGAAAGTAGTGCTGGAAGTGGCTCCTGATACAACGTCAAGCAGATTTTTTGCTAGAAATAATAAAGAATTTTCTAACTGGTATTTAAAAGATACTGTACTTGACTTAAAAAATCCGCAAGTTAGAAATTATATTGAAAATGCAATGAAAAAATGGATTTTAGGACCTGATGAGACTTTTAAAAAAGATGTATATGATGACGGAATTGACGGAATAAGATATGTTTATTACGACAACGAGAATAAAGAATATCTTGCACAAATTACAGAAAATTTGAAAAAATATAAACCTGACTTGCTAATTACAGGAGAGGTTTCAAACAGTATTACAAAAGATGTTGAAGATGGGATTTATGACAGTGGAGCAGATTATAATATTGTCAATAATATTATAAAATATACTGTAAATACTAATCCAAATTACCGAATCAACGGCGTAGAATTTGCAACAAAATTAAATGAGATTTATAACAGATATTCAAGCAATCGTTTTAATATGACACAAGTTTTTGTTGGATCACTTGATACAGATAGAATCTTTAGTGGAATGATAAATCCGAATAGAGTTTATGATAGAAATAATCAATCGGATCAAGGATATTTGAATATTCGTCCTGATTTATATGACGGAACAGCTGTAAGTAAACTTAAAAGAGTCGTTGCAATGCAAATGATGCTGCCTGCGACACCAGTTATATATTATGGTGATGAAAAGGGAATGTGGGGAGCAGATTCGCCACGAAATAGAAAGCCTATGTTATGGGAGGATTATGAACCTTATGACAATGAAACTGACAATATTATTAAATATAAAGACAGGCTTAGAAGTTTTCCTAGTGTTGTGGAAGTAAACGAAGTTCAAAAATGGATTTCGTATCCTGTAAATAGCAATGCAGATATAGAAAATCATTATAAAGCCTTATTAAAAGTTAGGAAAGAACATAAAAATTTATTTAAAAATGGTAAATTAAGAATTCTTGAAGTCTACAGCGATCCAAAAACGCAAGGTCGTATTGATTCAGAAATATCTGCTTATTTAGCAGATCAGAATAGACGGGCAAAATTGTACCAAGGACGTGATTTTACGCCAGCAAGACCAAATACAGACTTTATTTCCTATGAAATTTCAGACGGGAATGAATCAATAATAGTTGTAGTAAATAATGGACCGGATAAATATCCATTATCATTGCAAGTACCAAAATTATTTGGATTTTATCGAAATCAGCTGAACTTAAAAGAAAATTACGCAATTTCTGATAAAAAAATTCAAATTAACGTAAAACCTTATGAAGTCAAAGTTTTATACAGTAATGCAAAGAATATATTTGACTCATTTAGACAAAATAAAAATTAA
- a CDS encoding ribonuclease HII, whose product MDKKNELMEFDEKYNKIVVGVDEAGRGPLAGPVVAGAVIVIQDFPELQEINDSKKLTEKKRERLFEAIEKNCIVGIGIALEKEIDEMNILNATFLAMRRAINQVAEKSAFDIVLVDGNHLIREYEGDQECIVKGDSKSLVIATASIVAKVTRDRMLCEIAKEFPEYEFEKHKGYGTKKHREILLEKGACKYHRKTFLKKILGVKN is encoded by the coding sequence ATGGATAAAAAAAATGAATTAATGGAATTTGACGAAAAATATAATAAGATTGTTGTTGGGGTTGATGAAGCTGGGAGAGGGCCTTTGGCAGGGCCAGTCGTGGCTGGAGCTGTAATTGTGATTCAGGATTTTCCGGAATTGCAGGAGATTAACGATTCGAAGAAGTTGACTGAGAAAAAAAGAGAAAGATTGTTTGAAGCAATAGAAAAAAATTGCATTGTGGGAATCGGAATCGCTTTGGAAAAGGAAATTGATGAAATGAATATTTTGAATGCAACATTTCTTGCAATGCGTCGAGCGATAAATCAAGTGGCTGAAAAATCAGCATTTGATATAGTTCTGGTTGATGGTAACCATTTGATTCGAGAGTATGAAGGAGACCAGGAATGTATTGTGAAGGGAGACAGCAAGTCGTTAGTCATTGCGACAGCTTCAATTGTGGCAAAGGTTACAAGAGACAGAATGCTTTGTGAGATTGCAAAGGAATTTCCTGAGTATGAATTTGAGAAACATAAAGGATATGGGACTAAGAAACATAGGGAGATTTTGCTTGAAAAAGGGGCTTGTAAGTATCATAGAAAGACGTTTTTGAAGAAGATATTGGGAGTAAAAAATTAA
- a CDS encoding YraN family protein: MNKREIGFKYENVAKEYLILQGLTFVESNFYTRFGEIDLIFFEKKSQTLVFVEVKYRKNDFFGSAIEMVTEEKQNKILASSQIYLLKKEWDKNVRYDIVGVSRGSSSIEWLKNAF, encoded by the coding sequence ATGAATAAAAGGGAAATAGGGTTTAAGTATGAGAATGTGGCGAAGGAATATTTGATTTTGCAAGGGCTTACGTTTGTTGAGAGTAATTTTTATACCAGGTTTGGGGAGATTGACTTGATTTTTTTTGAAAAGAAGAGTCAGACGCTGGTGTTTGTGGAAGTCAAATATCGGAAGAATGATTTTTTTGGATCGGCGATTGAGATGGTGACGGAGGAGAAGCAGAATAAGATTCTTGCGAGTTCACAAATTTATCTTTTAAAAAAGGAATGGGATAAAAATGTAAGGTATGATATTGTTGGAGTAAGTCGTGGCTCTAGCAGTATCGAGTGGTTAAAAAATGCGTTTTGA
- a CDS encoding zinc ribbon domain-containing protein: MRNDEKCCKCGEEIFEVKKVAIPTKKVAGTQIAIDTFYLKICKNCGYTEMYSTKIVQKVEDPVEGY; encoded by the coding sequence ATGAGAAATGATGAGAAATGTTGCAAGTGTGGAGAAGAAATATTTGAAGTGAAAAAGGTGGCAATTCCTACAAAAAAAGTTGCTGGAACGCAGATTGCCATCGATACATTTTATTTAAAAATATGTAAAAATTGTGGATATACAGAAATGTACTCAACTAAAATAGTTCAAAAGGTTGAGGATCCAGTTGAGGGATATTAA
- a CDS encoding thymidine kinase: protein MIQNSKIGTLEVVTGSMFSGKSEELIRRLRRAEYAKQKIVAFKHAIDNRYGEEGVFSHGNDSFRAYPVSDVSQMEEIMEKNVDAEVIGIDEVQFFGEKIVEFCKKYVEYGKRVIVAGLDMSFRAEPYEPVPELMSIADQVDKLHAICMVCGKPAYASQRLINGEPAYYDDPLVMVGANENYEARCRRHHIVRHRTDKKGKIYFIVGTEINVGKKFVEKMYEEQLFENKKVETIVIKGQMEENEKSNLINLREKINLALAENDYIFVRITGGLLLKLEGSYSILDFMCEFRKNSEVIIVSKNKKGVLNQILLTVDLLKKSDLNLKEIVYKNGSSHAGEEKEENGVIEKISKITEVKYREL from the coding sequence ATGATACAAAATTCTAAAATCGGAACACTAGAAGTTGTTACTGGAAGCATGTTTTCAGGAAAAAGCGAGGAACTTATAAGAAGGCTTAGAAGGGCTGAGTATGCGAAGCAGAAAATTGTAGCATTTAAACATGCTATCGATAACAGATATGGGGAAGAGGGAGTATTTTCGCATGGTAATGACAGTTTTAGAGCTTATCCCGTGAGTGATGTTTCTCAAATGGAAGAAATTATGGAAAAAAATGTTGATGCGGAAGTAATTGGCATTGATGAGGTTCAGTTTTTTGGGGAAAAAATAGTTGAGTTTTGTAAGAAATATGTGGAATATGGGAAAAGAGTGATTGTCGCAGGGCTTGATATGAGCTTTAGGGCGGAGCCTTACGAGCCAGTGCCAGAACTGATGAGTATCGCCGATCAGGTGGATAAACTTCACGCAATTTGCATGGTTTGTGGAAAGCCTGCTTATGCGAGTCAGCGTCTTATCAATGGGGAGCCTGCTTATTATGACGATCCGCTGGTTATGGTTGGTGCAAATGAAAATTATGAGGCAAGATGCCGAAGGCATCATATTGTAAGGCATAGAACTGATAAAAAAGGAAAAATATATTTTATAGTCGGAACGGAAATTAACGTTGGCAAGAAATTTGTTGAAAAAATGTATGAAGAGCAGCTGTTTGAAAATAAAAAAGTGGAAACAATAGTTATAAAAGGGCAAATGGAGGAAAATGAAAAAAGTAATTTAATAAATTTACGTGAAAAAATAAATTTGGCATTAGCTGAAAATGATTATATTTTTGTTAGAATTACTGGCGGGCTTTTGTTAAAGCTGGAAGGAAGCTACAGTATTCTCGATTTTATGTGTGAATTTAGAAAAAATTCAGAAGTTATTATTGTTTCAAAAAACAAAAAAGGCGTACTTAACCAGATTTTATTAACAGTGGATTTACTAAAAAAATCGGATTTGAACTTGAAGGAAATTGTTTATAAGAATGGGAGTAGTCACGCTGGGGAAGAAAAGGAAGAAAATGGAGTTATTGAGAAAATATCGAAAATAACGGAAGTTAAATATAGAGAATTGTAA
- a CDS encoding AAA family ATPase — protein MSKYKENFLNYVSKLDAVTNSNGKITKYGMSIAGENDKQATILLLRKISKIIDSKEFSKEIKEIANFLKKSLVEYYGYLEIKRICNSDEVVEDTRSLTDLLEELNNLIGLKNVKSKVNDLIIYQKVQKMRQKEGLNAVKSTLHLSFTGNPGTGKTTVARIIGRIYKQLGLLSKGHFIEVSRTDLIAGYQGQTALKVKNVIEKAKGGVLFIDEAYSITENEQSDSYGRECITELTKALEDYRNDLVVIVAGYSEPMKDFFSSNPGLKSRFNTFIEFEDYNTKELLEILISMCKNNDYDLTEKAKVKLNDFFETELENKKENFSNGRMVRNIYDDLVMNHARRVVNIQNITKEELLLITDLDFKL, from the coding sequence ATGAGTAAATATAAAGAAAATTTTTTGAATTATGTTTCTAAACTAGATGCAGTTACTAATTCTAACGGTAAAATTACAAAATATGGAATGTCTATTGCTGGAGAAAATGATAAGCAAGCAACTATTTTATTGCTAAGAAAAATTTCTAAGATAATAGATTCAAAAGAATTTTCCAAAGAGATAAAAGAAATAGCAAATTTTTTGAAAAAAAGTTTAGTTGAATATTATGGTTATTTAGAAATAAAAAGAATTTGTAATTCAGACGAAGTAGTAGAAGATACTAGAAGCTTAACGGATTTATTAGAAGAATTGAATAATTTGATTGGACTGAAGAATGTTAAATCTAAAGTGAATGATTTGATAATTTATCAAAAAGTTCAAAAGATGAGACAAAAAGAAGGATTAAATGCTGTTAAAAGCACATTGCATTTATCTTTTACAGGAAATCCTGGCACTGGAAAAACAACTGTTGCTAGAATTATAGGTAGAATTTATAAGCAATTAGGTTTATTATCAAAAGGACACTTTATTGAAGTTTCAAGGACAGATTTAATAGCAGGATATCAAGGGCAAACGGCATTAAAGGTAAAAAATGTTATAGAAAAAGCTAAAGGTGGAGTGTTATTTATTGATGAAGCCTACAGTATAACTGAAAATGAACAAAGTGATTCCTATGGAAGAGAATGCATAACCGAATTAACTAAAGCATTAGAGGATTATAGAAATGATTTGGTAGTAATTGTTGCTGGGTATTCTGAGCCAATGAAAGACTTTTTTTCTTCAAATCCTGGACTAAAATCCCGTTTTAACACATTTATAGAATTTGAAGATTATAATACTAAAGAACTTTTGGAAATATTAATATCAATGTGTAAAAATAATGATTATGATTTGACTGAAAAAGCGAAAGTAAAATTAAATGATTTTTTTGAAACAGAATTAGAGAATAAAAAAGAAAATTTTTCAAATGGAAGAATGGTAAGAAATATTTATGATGATTTAGTAATGAATCATGCTAGAAGAGTAGTTAATATTCAGAATATTACGAAAGAAGAATTATTATTAATAACTGACTTAGATTTTAAACTTTAA
- a CDS encoding RluA family pseudouridine synthase, producing the protein MNEKYKVENEFEDEIDVENNENEENIVVLNEEAGSRIDKFLSERLELTRTRIQQLIKDENILVNEKKTKPAYKIEENDTIKVVIPELETVEIKPENIDIEIIYEDNDLAVINKKAGIVVHPANGHYSGTLVNAILYHIKDLSGINGEIRPGIVHRLDKDTSGLLIIAKNDKSHLKLSQMFHDKTVKKTYLAILKGKLNQKSGRIVTQIGRDKNDRKKMTVINDLNSGKTAITNYEVISQTEKFTLVKVHIETGRTHQIRVHMKYLGYPILGDSVYGRTDTEKRQMLHAYKLEFEHPITEEEIEFIAELPEDFERALKKCGLEFEIF; encoded by the coding sequence ATGAATGAAAAATATAAAGTTGAAAATGAATTTGAAGATGAAATAGATGTTGAAAATAATGAAAATGAGGAAAATATTGTTGTTTTGAATGAGGAGGCTGGGAGCAGGATTGATAAATTTTTGTCGGAAAGGCTCGAGTTGACACGGACACGTATTCAACAGCTTATAAAAGATGAAAATATTTTGGTAAATGAAAAAAAAACAAAGCCTGCTTATAAAATTGAAGAAAATGATACAATAAAAGTTGTAATTCCAGAACTGGAAACTGTTGAAATTAAACCTGAAAACATTGATATTGAAATAATTTATGAAGATAATGATTTGGCAGTTATCAATAAAAAAGCTGGAATTGTCGTACATCCTGCAAATGGACATTATTCGGGAACGCTTGTAAATGCAATTTTGTATCACATCAAAGATTTATCAGGAATAAATGGAGAAATCCGTCCTGGCATTGTGCATAGGCTAGATAAGGACACAAGCGGACTTTTAATAATCGCCAAAAATGACAAATCACATCTAAAATTGTCACAAATGTTTCACGACAAAACTGTAAAAAAAACTTATCTTGCAATTTTAAAAGGAAAACTAAACCAGAAAAGCGGAAGAATTGTAACACAAATCGGGCGTGATAAAAATGACAGGAAAAAAATGACAGTAATAAATGACTTAAATTCGGGAAAAACTGCGATTACAAATTATGAAGTAATTTCTCAGACGGAAAAATTTACGCTTGTTAAAGTTCATATTGAAACTGGAAGAACTCATCAAATAAGAGTTCACATGAAATATTTAGGATACCCAATTCTAGGCGATAGTGTCTACGGCAGAACAGATACCGAAAAACGCCAAATGCTTCATGCCTACAAACTGGAATTTGAACATCCAATTACAGAAGAAGAAATCGAATTTATTGCAGAATTGCCAGAAGATTTTGAAAGGGCATTGAAAAAATGTGGGCTAGAATTTGAAATTTTTTGA